In one window of Flavobacterium ginsengisoli DNA:
- a CDS encoding DHA2 family efflux MFS transporter permease subunit: MQDNKEEKKEQNAVYLLPWVTAIAMFMQSLDGTILNTSLPSIAKDMGYSATEMNSVIVTYTLTLAMFIPLSGWLADKFGTRTMFMIAVFLFIMGSLFCALSVDLRTLNMARVLQAVGASMMVPIARLAILYQYPKNQLLKTMNFITLFGLLGMVAGPSLGGFLSDNFSWHWIFLINIPIGLIGISMAYRIMPNFRHAVGRFDFRGLVYFSLALISITLVLELIGSGRMHMIVILSLLFLFGSLSLFYYIHYKKTEKPIIDLHLLNIRTLKIGLMGSLITRLGIGGLPLLLPLMLQTSFGYSASVSGLLLLPSAISNVAVKPFMVNIIKFFGYRTVLISNTILLGVVLIVLGFVTKETPIGYYILLMIFYGVFTSIQMSAMNTITLSDLDQDTASGGNTMLVIMQQLSVSFGVSVSSLALSLFQDGIFNLNPIKAFQYTFIALAVFTIFSSFTFSKLSKTDGGGYV; the protein is encoded by the coding sequence ATGCAGGATAACAAAGAAGAAAAGAAAGAACAAAATGCAGTATATCTGCTTCCGTGGGTAACGGCAATTGCCATGTTTATGCAATCATTAGATGGTACAATTCTTAATACTTCGTTACCGTCTATAGCCAAAGATATGGGGTATTCGGCAACCGAAATGAATTCGGTTATTGTAACCTATACGCTCACATTAGCTATGTTTATACCGCTTTCTGGTTGGCTGGCAGATAAGTTTGGAACTAGAACGATGTTTATGATTGCTGTATTTCTATTTATCATGGGATCTTTGTTTTGCGCTCTTTCCGTTGATTTAAGAACACTCAATATGGCGCGTGTTTTACAAGCAGTTGGCGCTTCTATGATGGTGCCCATTGCCCGACTGGCTATTTTGTATCAATACCCCAAAAATCAACTGCTTAAAACAATGAATTTTATTACCTTATTTGGATTATTAGGAATGGTTGCCGGTCCAAGTTTAGGAGGTTTTCTTTCTGATAATTTTAGCTGGCATTGGATTTTTCTAATAAATATTCCAATAGGCCTTATCGGAATTTCGATGGCGTATCGTATTATGCCTAATTTTAGACACGCAGTAGGAAGATTCGATTTTAGAGGATTGGTGTATTTTAGTTTGGCATTGATTTCTATTACTTTGGTTTTAGAACTTATAGGAAGCGGAAGAATGCATATGATTGTAATATTAAGCCTATTGTTTCTATTTGGGTCGCTTTCTTTGTTTTATTACATTCACTATAAAAAAACCGAAAAACCTATTATCGATTTGCATCTTTTAAATATTAGAACCTTAAAAATAGGATTAATGGGAAGTTTAATTACTAGACTAGGAATTGGCGGACTGCCGTTGCTTTTGCCGCTAATGTTACAGACAAGTTTTGGCTATTCGGCTTCTGTTTCAGGTTTATTGCTGTTGCCTTCTGCTATATCCAATGTTGCAGTGAAACCGTTTATGGTAAACATCATAAAGTTTTTTGGATACAGAACTGTATTAATAAGCAACACCATTTTACTCGGAGTGGTTTTAATTGTTCTCGGATTTGTAACAAAAGAAACTCCGATTGGTTACTATATTTTGCTAATGATATTTTATGGAGTTTTTACCTCTATACAAATGTCTGCTATGAATACCATTACGCTTTCAGATTTAGATCAAGATACCGCCAGCGGAGGAAATACAATGTTAGTTATCATGCAACAGCTTTCGGTAAGTTTTGGAGTTTCTGTTTCTAGTCTTGCACTTTCTTTATTTCAGGATGGCATATTTAATTTAAACCCTATAAAAGCATTTCAATATACTTTTATTGCATTAGCTGTCTTTACTATTTTTTCAAGTTTTACGTTTTCAAAATTAAGTAAAACTGATGGAGGAGGATATGTATAA